One Pseudomonadota bacterium genomic region harbors:
- a CDS encoding polysaccharide ABC transporter ATP-binding protein, protein MINGDAVAIKVEGVSKKYCKSLKTSMFYGMKDITRNSLGLSSHPEKLRKGEFWAVSNISLDVKKGETLGIIGPNGAGKTTLLKMLNGIFWPDKGKITIKGKVGALIEVGAGFHPLLTGRENIYINAAILGMTKKEVDKHFSSIVEFADIDEFLDAPVKHYSSGMFVRLGFSIAVHSNPDVLLIDEILAVGDLGFRVKCYNKIVEMAKKCAVVIVTHDMSTIARLSSKSIVINDGMILFAGSPDIAIQRYSAIFQKDKTIVDPGGISLVDFSIDKKSENGHFVTVLGAPMKITLTFASEWDNEYITLILAFVHSSGEFVAEYNSWLNGEELRLPKGSHSFNVTSEPLWLNPGIYHLSLVITTRNRMEHLLVIDRMLSLFVNGERVGNAPYQIAGNVTCECLEGCHI, encoded by the coding sequence ATGATTAACGGTGATGCCGTGGCCATAAAAGTTGAAGGCGTATCAAAGAAGTACTGCAAATCTCTGAAAACATCCATGTTTTATGGAATGAAAGATATTACAAGGAACTCTCTGGGGCTTAGCTCCCACCCTGAGAAACTCAGAAAAGGTGAATTCTGGGCTGTTAGCAATATCTCTCTTGATGTAAAAAAAGGCGAGACGTTAGGGATCATAGGGCCCAACGGCGCCGGCAAAACAACGCTTCTGAAAATGCTTAACGGTATTTTCTGGCCTGACAAGGGAAAGATTACAATAAAAGGAAAGGTGGGCGCTTTAATAGAGGTCGGAGCAGGCTTCCATCCCTTATTGACAGGACGTGAAAATATTTATATAAACGCGGCTATCCTCGGGATGACAAAAAAAGAAGTGGATAAACATTTTAGTTCTATAGTTGAATTTGCAGACATAGACGAATTTTTGGATGCACCCGTTAAGCACTATTCGAGCGGCATGTTTGTAAGGCTGGGATTTTCAATAGCAGTCCATAGCAATCCGGATGTACTGCTTATTGATGAAATCCTTGCTGTTGGCGATCTTGGATTCCGCGTAAAATGTTACAATAAGATTGTAGAGATGGCAAAAAAATGCGCTGTAGTAATTGTTACTCATGATATGTCGACAATAGCGCGTCTATCATCAAAATCCATCGTGATAAATGACGGCATGATATTATTTGCAGGTTCACCTGATATTGCAATTCAGCGTTATTCCGCAATCTTTCAAAAAGATAAGACAATTGTAGACCCCGGAGGCATTTCTCTCGTTGATTTTTCTATCGATAAAAAAAGCGAAAATGGACATTTTGTTACGGTACTAGGTGCTCCTATGAAAATAACGCTTACATTTGCTTCGGAATGGGATAATGAGTATATTACTTTGATTCTTGCCTTTGTACATTCTTCGGGGGAGTTTGTTGCAGAATATAATAGCTGGTTGAATGGAGAAGAGCTAAGACTACCTAAGGGAAGCCATTCATTTAATGTCACATCGGAACCTTTGTGGCTAAATCCCGGCATTTATCATCTTTCTCTGGTTATAACAACCAGAAACAGAATGGAACATCTTCTTGTTATTGACCGAATGTTATCTCTATTTGTCAATGGTGAACGCGTCGGTAATGCGCCTTATCAAATTGCCGGAAATGTAACTTGCGAGTGTTTAGAAGGATGCCATATATGA
- a CDS encoding ABC transporter permease, translated as MPETIIIYEPDNSLKKGYLSIFNEIFIEIKKNRWLIYQLFKRDFLASYKQTFIGIFWTFLLPIISLGVFIILNSSGVFIVGNVNAPYPLYAMLGLAFWQIFSTGLVACSNSLVNAGSMIIKINFSKKSLVFSSIGQPLLSFSIQMLIVICLFVFYGIMPSLMILWLPFLLLPILLFTIGLGLILSLINGVMRDIGNMLSVFVTFMMFLTPVVYAKPSEGILASITIYNPIYYFISAPRELILTGKMIESNGFFISGIFSVLIFIVCITVFHLTETRVAERV; from the coding sequence ATAATTCTCTAAAAAAAGGCTATTTATCCATTTTTAATGAGATATTCATCGAAATCAAAAAGAATAGGTGGCTTATATACCAGCTCTTTAAAAGAGATTTTCTTGCATCCTACAAACAAACATTCATCGGAATTTTCTGGACTTTCCTTCTGCCCATAATCAGTTTAGGTGTTTTCATCATATTAAACAGTTCAGGCGTATTTATAGTCGGCAATGTCAACGCTCCTTATCCTCTTTATGCAATGCTGGGACTTGCTTTCTGGCAGATATTTTCAACAGGTCTGGTTGCATGCTCAAATTCGTTAGTTAATGCGGGCTCAATGATAATAAAGATCAATTTTTCAAAAAAATCTCTTGTTTTTTCTTCAATTGGACAACCGCTTTTGTCCTTTTCCATACAGATGCTTATCGTCATATGTCTTTTTGTGTTTTATGGAATTATGCCCTCACTGATGATACTGTGGCTCCCCTTTCTTTTGTTGCCTATTTTGCTGTTTACAATTGGTCTTGGCCTTATTCTCTCCCTGATAAACGGCGTCATGAGAGACATAGGTAATATGCTTTCCGTGTTCGTAACCTTCATGATGTTTTTAACACCTGTTGTCTATGCAAAACCTTCAGAGGGCATACTTGCTTCAATTACAATTTATAACCCTATTTATTACTTTATCTCAGCACCAAGAGAACTTATCCTAACAGGGAAAATGATTGAATCAAATGGTTTTTTTATCTCCGGTATTTTCTCTGTGCTGATTTTTATTGTATGTATAACCGTATTTCATCTTACAGAGACAAGGGTTGCCGAGCGTGTATGA
- a CDS encoding methyltransferase domain-containing protein codes for MKIAFYVAHYPSEEITQYPLGIGYLAATIASKLNVSLENMLFARRSEEIVSFKPDVLAISSVSQVFDNAVQVAKVCREATDCFTIIGGYHISSLPHLLPKTIDIGVIGEGENTLTELIRYFDKGEPNIDNIKQNIKGICYHSNNTILCNPPRPLIEDIDTLPHPVRSGAFIEDAYLFTSRGCPYRCTFCASCQFWGKIRYHSAEYVLDEIRQLINRHKARSINILDDVFIANKERFFSIAEGLLREGLHKRISFHGFVRANLADEEIVKTLKMINFNSIRFGAETGSEKLLKYLKKGTVTTEQNQAFIDLCNKYDLPVGCSFVFGTPGETENDLKETTNFIEKNKDKAIIMGFYLLQAVPGTELWSWAKEKCLVSEDMDWSKLSLDLQKREFSWKNANYLNEEILPLNKFKEIVEGIRNRFLSDKRVSAFQRKNSFDELLSRLTGVYSGKKIFVEVGSGGSPRQGYIHCDIYPAPHVEYICKAWEIPFGHESIDEVYARHVLEHLTYKDALRSLRHWLAVLKVGGRIDINVPDLEKHIEQLKMDGNSPYVNLPIANKDHAMAGIYGWQRNDRDIHKWGYSHDSLSLMLRRTGFANIEIIVDNSVSGPMNLRIIAEKISTLPKLLPDHDSQRPSWTYYNWKGFLKKISRRLKISELAMPIISHIHNLLTLFMKDYSSNGDRQVSPDIDGIRKDHTERYRFACQFIKEGDKVLDCACGVGYGSYIMSQMTDASLIIAVDKAKEAIEYAGKHYYNSRIQHYVGDIFAGKLSFESFDVIVSFETIEHVDGKGLLRLFYTRLKKGGLLIISTPNQDKQAYNQREFPTHLRHYTPEEFDNILSSTGFVVAEKHTQHDREKEYISTGWNGLFNIAVARKV; via the coding sequence TTGAAGATAGCCTTTTATGTTGCACATTATCCGTCTGAAGAGATAACACAGTATCCTTTGGGCATAGGATATCTTGCAGCCACAATAGCCTCAAAACTGAACGTCTCATTGGAAAACATGCTTTTTGCAAGGAGATCGGAGGAAATAGTCTCATTTAAACCCGATGTATTGGCCATAAGTTCTGTTTCACAAGTCTTTGACAATGCAGTACAGGTTGCCAAAGTGTGCAGAGAGGCCACCGATTGTTTTACGATCATAGGGGGTTATCACATATCGTCATTACCTCATCTGTTGCCGAAAACAATTGATATAGGGGTCATCGGAGAGGGAGAAAATACTCTTACGGAATTAATAAGATATTTTGACAAAGGTGAACCAAACATTGACAATATTAAACAAAATATTAAAGGCATCTGTTATCATTCAAATAATACCATTCTATGCAACCCGCCCCGGCCTTTGATAGAAGATATCGATACACTTCCCCATCCTGTCCGGTCAGGCGCCTTCATAGAAGATGCCTATCTCTTTACATCGAGAGGGTGTCCCTACAGGTGCACTTTCTGTGCAAGCTGCCAATTCTGGGGAAAGATCCGTTACCATTCGGCAGAATATGTGCTGGATGAAATCAGGCAGCTTATAAACAGGCATAAAGCCCGATCGATAAACATCCTCGATGATGTCTTTATCGCAAACAAGGAGAGATTCTTTTCTATTGCCGAGGGCCTGCTTAGGGAAGGTTTGCATAAACGCATCTCCTTCCATGGTTTTGTCAGGGCAAATCTTGCCGATGAAGAAATAGTAAAGACACTTAAGATGATAAACTTTAATTCAATAAGATTTGGTGCAGAAACAGGTTCAGAAAAGCTCCTTAAGTATCTGAAAAAGGGGACAGTAACAACGGAACAAAATCAAGCATTTATCGACCTTTGTAACAAGTATGATCTTCCCGTGGGTTGTTCCTTTGTCTTCGGCACGCCTGGAGAAACAGAGAATGACCTGAAAGAGACAACAAATTTTATTGAGAAAAATAAGGATAAGGCTATTATTATGGGATTTTACCTCCTCCAGGCAGTCCCCGGAACAGAGCTCTGGTCTTGGGCAAAGGAAAAGTGTCTCGTCTCGGAAGACATGGATTGGTCAAAACTTAGCCTTGATTTACAAAAAAGAGAGTTTTCCTGGAAAAATGCAAATTACCTGAACGAGGAGATACTGCCGTTAAATAAATTTAAAGAAATTGTAGAGGGCATAAGAAATAGATTCTTATCGGATAAAAGGGTGAGTGCCTTTCAAAGAAAAAATTCCTTTGATGAATTGTTGAGCCGACTCACAGGAGTATATAGCGGGAAAAAGATCTTTGTCGAAGTTGGTTCAGGAGGCTCACCCCGACAGGGATACATTCACTGTGACATATACCCCGCCCCTCACGTCGAATATATATGCAAGGCATGGGAAATCCCCTTTGGTCATGAAAGTATTGATGAAGTTTATGCACGACATGTCCTCGAACATCTCACATATAAGGATGCACTACGCTCTCTCCGTCACTGGCTCGCTGTCCTCAAAGTAGGCGGTCGTATAGATATAAATGTCCCTGATCTGGAGAAGCACATAGAACAGTTAAAAATGGACGGGAACAGTCCCTATGTAAATTTACCTATTGCCAATAAGGATCATGCAATGGCGGGAATATACGGATGGCAAAGAAATGACCGAGATATACATAAATGGGGTTATTCACATGATTCCCTTTCTTTGATGTTAAGAAGAACAGGATTCGCAAATATCGAGATAATTGTCGACAATTCTGTATCCGGACCCATGAATTTGAGGATAATTGCAGAAAAAATCAGCACCTTGCCTAAACTTCTGCCCGACCATGATTCACAGAGGCCGTCATGGACATATTACAATTGGAAAGGATTTTTAAAAAAGATTTCCCGGAGATTAAAAATTTCCGAATTAGCAATGCCCATTATCAGCCACATTCATAATCTTTTAACATTATTTATGAAAGACTACAGCAGCAATGGCGATAGGCAAGTTTCGCCGGATATTGACGGAATAAGAAAAGACCATACAGAAAGATACAGGTTTGCCTGCCAATTCATCAAAGAAGGAGACAAAGTTCTCGACTGCGCGTGTGGCGTAGGCTACGGCTCATACATAATGTCTCAGATGACGGATGCATCTCTTATAATAGCTGTTGACAAGGCAAAGGAAGCGATAGAATATGCCGGAAAACATTATTACAACAGCAGGATACAACATTATGTCGGGGATATTTTTGCCGGGAAACTTTCTTTTGAGTCATTCGACGTAATAGTCTCATTCGAAACAATCGAGCATGTAGATGGCAAAGGGCTCTTGAGGCTCTTCTATACAAGGCTTAAGAAGGGCGGTCTTCTCATTATTTCAACGCCAAACCAGGACAAACAAGCATATAATCAAAGGGAATTTCCCACCCATCTCCGACACTATACACCAGAAGAATTCGACAACATTCTTTCTTCAACAGGTTTTGTGGTTGCCGAGAAACATACCCAGCATGACAGGGAAAAGGAATACATATCGACTGGCTGGAATGGCCTTTTCAATATTGCCGTTGCAAGGAAAGTTTAA
- a CDS encoding radical SAM protein, producing the protein MKIVLYKPLIRPEHHLDPVNAHYIGFNYLISYVNNFEHDCTIKIAYTPEAIIDMQPDLIGISSVSEMWERTKNTISWLRNEGFSGPIVIGGPHITALPETLPQEADCAVIGQGEATFLELIRSYKISRQPNLNEIMGISYRDSDNQVCLNARRTPIELDSLPIDVYENPSIPFQLTTVRGCPFHCFHCVEHFIQGKMTYLSADKLLWLMKSRFRTTGNPHFYFQDDTFLAPRRRLEELHDLMAKTNMLGKFTIQSISLNANLVDEKTMPMLKDIGTIKLGIGIESLNPRMLETIKCGIVKPEHIDRTIQYAQKTGIPIGGSQVYGFPGETRGELIDSIMRIKHYEMTTAFRHWVCYICQPLPGSQLWFQELEKGNVSTDMDFSTLRIDGDCRFFDTPWHYGNEENIPRNEFISILKDHEMIAPNFLLLPENTVRKQQKDSGLLKRIAYRLYRDILLSIEGRRQRKD; encoded by the coding sequence ATGAAAATTGTCCTCTATAAACCACTTATAAGACCTGAGCACCATTTAGATCCTGTAAATGCACATTATATAGGCTTCAATTATCTTATTTCATACGTAAATAATTTCGAACATGATTGCACTATAAAGATCGCTTATACGCCGGAAGCAATTATTGATATGCAACCTGACTTGATAGGCATATCAAGTGTTTCGGAAATGTGGGAACGGACAAAAAATACGATCTCATGGCTCAGAAATGAAGGATTCTCCGGGCCTATCGTGATCGGTGGCCCCCATATTACAGCTCTGCCCGAAACCCTTCCTCAAGAGGCAGATTGCGCCGTAATCGGTCAAGGCGAGGCAACATTCTTGGAACTCATAAGGTCTTATAAGATTTCGCGGCAACCGAACCTCAATGAAATAATGGGCATATCATATAGAGACTCAGACAATCAGGTCTGTCTTAATGCGAGAAGAACACCCATTGAGCTTGACTCCCTTCCTATAGATGTATATGAAAACCCCTCCATTCCTTTTCAATTAACAACAGTGAGAGGATGCCCATTCCATTGCTTCCATTGTGTCGAACATTTCATTCAAGGAAAGATGACCTATCTGAGCGCTGATAAACTTCTCTGGTTGATGAAATCACGTTTCAGAACAACAGGCAACCCCCATTTTTATTTCCAGGATGATACTTTTCTTGCGCCAAGAAGACGTCTTGAAGAACTCCACGATTTAATGGCAAAAACAAACATGCTGGGGAAATTTACAATCCAGTCAATCTCCTTGAATGCAAACCTGGTTGATGAAAAGACTATGCCTATGCTCAAAGATATCGGAACCATAAAACTTGGCATAGGGATAGAGAGCCTGAACCCGAGGATGTTGGAAACTATTAAATGCGGAATAGTAAAGCCTGAACATATCGATAGGACAATTCAATATGCACAAAAAACAGGTATCCCCATAGGTGGGTCCCAGGTTTACGGTTTTCCGGGAGAAACAAGGGGAGAGTTGATTGACAGCATTATGAGGATAAAGCATTATGAGATGACAACGGCCTTTCGCCACTGGGTTTGTTATATATGTCAGCCCCTGCCTGGAAGTCAATTGTGGTTTCAAGAATTAGAAAAGGGTAATGTCTCGACGGATATGGATTTTTCTACATTGAGAATAGACGGTGATTGCCGTTTTTTTGATACGCCGTGGCATTATGGTAATGAAGAAAATATTCCTCGAAACGAGTTTATTTCAATACTTAAAGATCATGAAATGATTGCGCCAAATTTTCTATTGCTGCCGGAAAACACTGTAAGAAAACAACAAAAAGACAGTGGTCTTCTTAAGCGTATAGCATATAGATTGTATCGCGATATACTCCTGTCCATTGAGGGTCGGAGACAAAGGAAAGATTAA